A genome region from Triticum aestivum cultivar Chinese Spring chromosome 2B, IWGSC CS RefSeq v2.1, whole genome shotgun sequence includes the following:
- the LOC123039632 gene encoding barwin — translation YVALLCAGAAAAAAQQASNVRATYHYYRPAQNGWDLGAPAVSAYCSTWDAGKPFSWRSKYGWTAFCGPAGPRGQASCGRCIRVTNTGTGAQITARIVDQCANGGLDLDWDTVFVKIDTDGMGYQRGHLIVNYQFVDCRDNRINFHGKNETLPASTHVVE, via the coding sequence TATGTTGCGCTCCTGTGCGCCGGTGCCGCGGCTGCCGCGGCGCAGCAGGCGAGCAACGTCCGGGCGACCTACCACTACTACCGCCCAGCTCAAAACGGCTGGGACCTGGGCGCCCCCGCCGTGAGCGCCTACTGCTCCACCTGGGACGCCGGCAAGCCGTTCTCGTGGCGGTCCAAGTACGGCTGGACGGCGTTCTGCGGCCCCGCTGGCCCCCGCGGCCAGGCGTCGTGCGGGCGGTGCATCCGGGTGACCAACACGGGCACGGGGGCGCAGATCACGGCGAGGATCGTGGACCAGTGCGCCAACGGCGGGCTGGACCTCGACTGGGACACCGTGTTCGTCAAGATCGACACCGACGGCATGGGGTACCAGAGGGGCCACCTCATCGTCAACTACCAGTTCGTCGACTGCCGCGACAACCGCATCAACTTCCATGGAAAGAACGAGACGCTCCCAGCCAGCACTCATGTGGTTGAGTAA
- the LOC123042685 gene encoding barwin-like, whose protein sequence is MAARLALVVALLCAGAAAAAAQQASNVRATYHHYSPAQNGWDLGAVSAYCSTWDAGKPFSWRSKYGWTAFCGPAGPRGQASCGRCIRVTNTGTGAQITVRIVDQCANGGLDLDWDTVFVKIDTDGMGYQRGHLIVNYEFVDCGDNHINFHGKNETLPASTHAVE, encoded by the coding sequence ATGGCCGCACGCCTCGCGCTGGTGGTGGCGCTCCTGTGCGCCGGTGCCGCGGCCGCCGCGGCGCAGCAGGCGAGCAACGTCCGGGCGACCTACCACCACTACAGCCCGGCTCAGAACGGCTGGGACCTGGGCGCCGTGAGCGCCTACTGCTCCACCTGGGACGCCGGCAAGCCGTTCTCGTGGCGGTCCAAGTACGGCTGGACGGCGTTCTGCGGCCCCGCTGGCCCCCGCGGCCAGGCGTCGTGCGGGCGGTGTATCCGGGTGACCAACACGGGCACGGGGGCGCAGATCACGGTGAGGATCGTGGACCAGTGCGCCAACGGCGGGCTGGACCTCGACTGGGACACGGTGTTCGTCAAGATCGACACCGACGGCATGGGGTACCAGAGGGGCCACCTCATCGTCAACTACGAGTTCGTAGACTGCGGCGACAACCACATCAACTTCCATGGAAAGAACGAGACGCTACCAGCCAGCACTCATGCGGTTGAGTAA